A window from Pseudomonas sp. Tri1 encodes these proteins:
- a CDS encoding thioredoxin family protein, with the protein MKDIKVLGTGCSKCKSTIAIIEQVAQAKGVPVKLEKVEELRDIMSYGVISTPSVVIDGKVVHSGGIPSRDKVELWLST; encoded by the coding sequence ATGAAAGATATCAAGGTTCTAGGTACCGGTTGCTCCAAGTGTAAATCGACAATCGCCATCATCGAGCAAGTCGCTCAAGCGAAAGGCGTGCCTGTGAAGTTGGAAAAAGTGGAAGAGCTGCGTGACATCATGAGCTATGGGGTTATATCGACACCCAGCGTGGTCATTGATGGCAAAGTTGTTCATTCCGGAGGCATTCCGAGCCGAGATAAAGTCGAACTATGGCTGAGCACGTAA